The bacterium genome includes a window with the following:
- a CDS encoding MCE family protein produces MKGNVELRVGLLVILAIVAMTAWLLFLKEFKFSVATFPLTVEFEQVAGLKPGAPVEILGVDRGKVTSVDLQQDRVRVGLEIEQGTFVGKDARVLLVTDLFDPTSVRVIPGRSTEPAARGARLRGESGADLALLMREGAALVSSLSVLAARLDSLSGGGRLDSLATNLEGGVRELRAWTAESRAQTRAVLTRVDGLTGDLNRFLAENAEPVSRTVADMGQAARRADSLATDLSQLTRSLGRLSERLEAGEGTLGKALASPALHDSLLHTVSRLDSLIAEIKANPKKFVSFSLF; encoded by the coding sequence GTGAAAGGCAACGTCGAACTGCGGGTGGGGCTGCTCGTCATCCTGGCTATCGTGGCGATGACGGCCTGGCTGCTCTTCCTCAAGGAGTTCAAGTTCAGCGTGGCAACCTTCCCGCTCACGGTGGAGTTCGAGCAGGTGGCCGGCCTCAAGCCGGGCGCCCCGGTGGAGATCCTCGGCGTCGACCGCGGCAAGGTGACCAGCGTCGATCTGCAGCAGGACCGCGTGCGCGTTGGGCTCGAGATCGAGCAGGGCACCTTCGTCGGCAAGGACGCGCGCGTGCTCCTGGTGACGGACCTCTTCGACCCCACCTCGGTGCGCGTCATCCCCGGTCGCTCGACCGAGCCGGCCGCGCGCGGCGCCCGCCTGCGCGGGGAGAGCGGCGCCGACCTCGCGCTGCTGATGCGCGAGGGCGCGGCTCTGGTGAGCAGCCTCTCCGTGCTCGCCGCGCGCCTGGACAGCCTGAGCGGCGGCGGCCGCCTGGACAGCCTGGCCACGAACCTCGAGGGCGGCGTGCGCGAGCTGCGCGCCTGGACGGCCGAGAGCCGCGCGCAGACTCGCGCCGTGCTCACGCGCGTGGACGGCCTCACCGGCGACCTGAACCGCTTCCTCGCTGAGAACGCGGAGCCCGTGAGCCGCACCGTGGCCGACATGGGCCAGGCCGCTCGCCGCGCCGACAGCCTGGCCACGGACCTATCCCAGCTCACGCGCAGCCTCGGCCGCCTCAGCGAGCGCCTCGAGGCCGGCGAGGGGACGCTCGGCAAGGCGCTCGCCTCGCCGGCGCTGCACGACTCGCTGCTGCACACGGTGAGCCGCCTGGACAGCCTGATCGCCGAGATCAAGGCGAACCCGAAGAAGTTCGTCAGCTTCTCGCTGTTCTAG